Proteins from one Mesorhizobium sp. M9A.F.Ca.ET.002.03.1.2 genomic window:
- a CDS encoding aminoglycoside phosphotransferase family protein, with translation MDVPAFPERWKVSAPELIAETFSSRIWKVFRDDGSPAIVKALKPFDDVEDELRGEHFLAWRRGEGAVRLLGRDGHRMLLEYAGDRMLSHDLAEHGDAAATEIAAEVMARLFSPSKHPAPSDLQPLRARFSSLFKKAKADRDAGEKSLYVEAAATAERLLADPADVLPLHGDLHHGNIMNGPRGWLAIDPKGVLGDPGFDAANMFYNPLNRDDLCRDPLRIANMAEMFSKTLGQTPSAILDHAIAYGCLSASWHHEDANAVEESRELSIAMAIRTVRFSL, from the coding sequence ATGGACGTTCCGGCATTTCCAGAACGCTGGAAGGTCAGCGCGCCAGAACTGATTGCAGAAACCTTCAGCAGCCGCATCTGGAAGGTTTTTCGCGACGACGGCTCGCCGGCGATCGTCAAGGCCCTCAAGCCTTTCGACGACGTCGAAGACGAGTTGCGCGGCGAGCATTTTCTCGCCTGGCGGCGCGGCGAAGGCGCCGTCCGCCTGCTCGGCCGCGACGGTCACCGCATGCTGCTCGAATACGCCGGCGACAGGATGCTGTCACACGACCTTGCCGAACATGGCGACGCCGCCGCGACCGAGATCGCGGCCGAGGTGATGGCAAGACTGTTTTCGCCGTCGAAGCACCCTGCCCCATCGGATCTCCAGCCGCTGCGGGCACGGTTCTCCAGCCTGTTCAAGAAGGCGAAGGCCGATCGCGACGCCGGCGAAAAGAGCCTCTATGTCGAAGCGGCTGCGACCGCGGAACGGCTGTTGGCCGACCCTGCCGACGTGCTGCCGCTGCACGGCGACCTGCATCACGGCAACATCATGAACGGACCGCGCGGCTGGCTGGCGATCGACCCGAAAGGCGTTCTCGGCGATCCCGGCTTCGATGCGGCGAACATGTTCTACAATCCGCTCAACCGCGACGACCTTTGCCGTGATCCGCTGCGGATTGCCAACATGGCCGAGATGTTCTCCAAGACGCTCGGCCAGACGCCGTCCGCCATTCTCGACCACGCCATCGCCTATGGCTGCCTGTCAGCCTCATGGCATCATGAAGATGCCAACGCGGTTGAGGAAAGCCGCGAATTGTCCATCGCCATGGCGATCCGGACGGTGCGGTTCAGCCTCTGA
- the argC gene encoding N-acetyl-gamma-glutamyl-phosphate reductase has translation MKPKIFIDGEHGTTGLQIRALLTERGDLEIISIPTERRKETAARAEFLNAADIAILCLPDAAAKESVSLITSDTTKVIDASTAHRVAEGWEYGFAEMDKDQAKAIAKAKRVANPGCWPQGPIATLRPLVAAGLLPPDFPVTVNGISGYSGGGRPMIEDYVAKGEDASEFLPYGLTLQHKHVPELRTYAKLSHDPIMQPAVGNFAQGMITVVPLQLGGLDYVPTGAELHAVIADHFAAIDGGVVEVAPYAHLERVPEIDPEIYNGTNRMKLYVFANDDRAQALLLAVYDNLGKGASGAAVQNMDLMLGLKL, from the coding sequence ATGAAACCGAAAATCTTCATCGACGGCGAACACGGCACCACCGGCCTCCAGATCAGGGCGCTGCTTACCGAGCGTGGCGACCTGGAGATCATCTCCATTCCGACCGAGCGCCGCAAGGAAACGGCAGCTAGAGCCGAATTCCTCAACGCCGCCGATATCGCGATCCTGTGCCTGCCGGACGCAGCCGCGAAAGAAAGCGTTTCGCTGATCACCAGCGACACCACCAAGGTCATCGACGCCTCGACCGCGCATCGCGTGGCCGAGGGCTGGGAATATGGTTTCGCCGAAATGGACAAGGACCAGGCGAAGGCGATCGCCAAGGCGAAGCGCGTCGCCAATCCGGGCTGCTGGCCGCAAGGTCCGATCGCGACGCTCAGGCCGCTGGTGGCGGCCGGCCTGTTGCCGCCGGATTTTCCGGTCACCGTCAACGGCATTTCGGGCTATTCGGGTGGCGGCCGCCCGATGATCGAGGACTATGTCGCCAAGGGCGAGGATGCGTCGGAATTCCTGCCCTACGGGCTGACCCTGCAGCACAAGCATGTGCCGGAGCTCAGGACCTATGCGAAGCTGTCGCATGATCCGATCATGCAGCCGGCGGTCGGCAATTTCGCGCAAGGCATGATCACCGTGGTGCCGCTGCAGCTCGGCGGCCTCGACTATGTGCCGACCGGCGCCGAGCTTCATGCTGTCATCGCCGACCATTTCGCCGCCATCGATGGCGGCGTGGTCGAAGTGGCGCCCTACGCGCATCTGGAGCGCGTGCCGGAGATCGATCCCGAAATCTACAACGGCACCAACCGGATGAAGCTCTATGTCTTCGCCAATGACGACAGAGCCCAGGCGCTGCTGCTCGCCGTCTACGACAATCTCGGCAAGGGCGCCTCGGGTGCTGCGGTACAGAACATGGATTTGATGCTTGGCCTCAAGCTCTGA
- the speB gene encoding agmatinase, producing MPNTNIDHAFTARSRTGASFEPTYAGALSFMRRKYTKDVKGADAVVWGIPFDAAVTNRPGARFGPQAIRRASTILDNDPQYPFSRDLFEHLAVVDYGDCLLDSGNHQKTPGTIEREAARILKSGAFLLSLGGDHFVTWPLLKAHAAIHGPLALVQFDAHQDTWPDDGKRIDHGSFVGRAVKEGIIDPDRSIQIGIRTHAPDTFGIKIIYGHEVEEMRASDIAYAIVDRTGGKKTYVTFDIDCLDPAFAPGTGTPVAGGPSSARILSVLRQLTQIDIVGADVVEVAPAYDHADITAIAGSMVAMHYLGLLAERKARLEELNNGNHSAAGLNQASGI from the coding sequence ATGCCGAACACGAACATCGACCACGCCTTCACCGCCCGCTCCAGGACGGGCGCTTCCTTCGAGCCGACCTATGCCGGCGCGCTGTCGTTCATGCGACGCAAATACACGAAGGACGTGAAGGGCGCGGATGCGGTGGTGTGGGGCATCCCCTTCGACGCCGCCGTCACCAACCGGCCGGGTGCGCGCTTCGGGCCGCAGGCGATTCGCCGCGCCTCGACCATCCTCGACAACGATCCGCAATATCCGTTTTCGCGCGATCTGTTCGAACATCTCGCCGTGGTAGATTATGGCGATTGTCTGCTCGACAGCGGCAATCACCAGAAGACGCCCGGGACGATCGAGCGCGAGGCGGCAAGGATCCTGAAGTCAGGCGCCTTCCTGCTGTCGCTCGGCGGCGACCATTTCGTCACCTGGCCGCTGCTCAAGGCGCATGCCGCCATTCATGGGCCGCTGGCCTTGGTGCAGTTCGACGCCCACCAGGACACCTGGCCAGACGACGGCAAGCGCATCGATCACGGCTCCTTCGTCGGCCGCGCGGTCAAGGAGGGCATAATCGACCCCGACCGTTCGATCCAGATCGGCATCCGCACCCATGCGCCTGACACGTTTGGCATCAAGATCATCTACGGCCACGAAGTGGAGGAAATGCGCGCGTCCGATATCGCCTATGCCATCGTCGACCGCACCGGCGGCAAGAAGACTTATGTCACCTTCGACATCGATTGCCTGGACCCGGCTTTCGCACCCGGCACCGGTACACCGGTCGCCGGCGGGCCGTCCTCGGCAAGAATCCTGTCGGTGCTGCGCCAGCTTACCCAGATCGACATCGTCGGCGCCGACGTCGTCGAGGTTGCACCCGCCTATGATCACGCCGATATAACGGCAATTGCCGGCTCGATGGTGGCCATGCACTATCTCGGGCTGCTGGCGGAACGTAAGGCCCGGCTCGAAGAGCTGAACAACGGCAATCACAGTGCTGCAGGATTGAATCAGGCAAGCGGCATATAG
- a CDS encoding glycerophosphodiester phosphodiesterase family protein, with translation MRTTWLSLLLSAALTVSVGHASAGETRARQILDRFEHANQWRDHVMVVAHRAGSMQAGKTLYAENSIAAVEASIVLGAEIVEVDVRRSKDGQYVVVHDSWLDRTTNCKGEVVKRTLAELKTCRLVIEGTGAVTDEPVSTLREMLMATKDRILVNIDNKLDVDSLAGMIAVARDLGMAEQVIVKENLWNPERIAAVKVAMSAIGSGFQFMPIIADDAVRDAGFAEKVSGAFSAPAIELINWRAGAETLTETGGPLFSPRMRAAAIRGDWHIWANTYAIVNKPGGFIAGGRGDELAVLASLPRETYGFWAERGATIIQTDEPKLAIDWLAANGYRVPYRDEARPAESANTASIN, from the coding sequence ATGCGAACAACCTGGCTGAGCCTTCTGCTTTCCGCCGCGCTGACGGTTTCCGTTGGCCATGCATCGGCAGGCGAAACACGCGCCAGACAGATTCTCGACCGTTTCGAGCACGCCAACCAGTGGCGCGACCATGTGATGGTGGTGGCACACCGCGCCGGCAGCATGCAGGCCGGCAAGACGCTCTATGCGGAGAACTCGATCGCCGCCGTGGAGGCATCGATCGTGCTTGGTGCCGAAATCGTAGAGGTCGACGTCAGGCGGTCGAAGGACGGTCAGTACGTCGTCGTGCATGACAGCTGGCTCGACCGCACGACGAATTGCAAGGGCGAGGTGGTCAAGCGCACGCTGGCTGAACTCAAGACCTGCAGGCTGGTGATCGAAGGTACCGGCGCCGTCACCGATGAGCCGGTTTCGACACTGCGCGAGATGCTGATGGCGACCAAAGACAGGATCCTCGTCAATATCGACAACAAGCTCGACGTCGATAGCCTGGCCGGCATGATCGCGGTCGCGCGCGATCTGGGCATGGCCGAACAGGTGATCGTCAAGGAGAACCTGTGGAATCCTGAGAGGATTGCCGCAGTGAAAGTGGCCATGAGTGCGATCGGCAGCGGTTTCCAGTTCATGCCGATCATCGCCGACGATGCGGTGCGTGATGCAGGCTTCGCCGAGAAAGTCAGCGGAGCTTTTTCGGCGCCCGCAATCGAATTGATCAATTGGCGGGCCGGCGCGGAGACGCTGACCGAGACCGGCGGGCCGCTGTTCAGCCCCCGCATGCGCGCGGCGGCGATAAGGGGCGACTGGCACATCTGGGCCAATACCTATGCCATCGTCAACAAGCCGGGCGGCTTCATTGCCGGCGGTCGCGGCGACGAACTGGCGGTGCTCGCCAGTCTACCGCGCGAGACCTATGGCTTCTGGGCCGAGCGAGGCGCCACCATCATCCAGACCGACGAGCCGAAATTGGCCATCGACTGGCTGGCGGCGAACGGCTACCGCGTGCCTTATCGCGATGAAGCGCGGCCGGCCGAGTCCGCCAACACGGCGAGCATCAACTAG
- a CDS encoding aldo/keto reductase family oxidoreductase produces the protein MSSIDKSGTFPLGDRTVKRLGYGAMQLAGPGVFGPPKDRDAALAVLREAVSSGVNHIDTSDFYGPHVTNLLIREALAPYSDDLTIVTKIGARRGADGAWLPAFSPEELTQAVHDNLRNLGLDVLDVVNLRIMFDVHEPAEGSIEEQVAALAAMQQKGLVRHIGLSNATSTQIREARRIAEIVCVQNQYNLAHRGDDNLIDELAREGIAYVPFFPLGGFSPLQSSTLSGVAQRLGATPMQVALAWLLRRAPNILLIPGTSSVEHLRENLAAAELDLPDDALSELDGVAMAV, from the coding sequence ATGTCCAGCATCGACAAGTCAGGCACTTTCCCTCTCGGCGACCGCACCGTGAAGCGGCTCGGCTACGGCGCCATGCAGCTCGCGGGGCCCGGCGTCTTCGGCCCACCCAAGGATCGCGACGCAGCCTTGGCCGTGTTGCGCGAGGCCGTGTCATCCGGGGTGAACCATATCGACACCAGCGACTTCTACGGCCCGCACGTCACCAATCTGCTCATCCGTGAAGCGCTCGCGCCCTATTCCGACGACCTCACCATCGTCACCAAGATCGGCGCCCGTCGCGGCGCCGATGGCGCGTGGCTCCCGGCGTTCTCTCCCGAGGAACTGACGCAGGCGGTGCATGACAATCTACGCAATCTCGGGCTCGACGTGCTGGACGTGGTCAACCTCAGGATCATGTTCGACGTGCATGAACCCGCCGAAGGGTCGATCGAAGAACAGGTCGCCGCGCTGGCCGCTATGCAGCAAAAAGGCCTGGTGCGTCACATCGGGCTGAGCAACGCCACTTCAACGCAGATAAGAGAAGCACGGCGGATCGCCGAGATCGTCTGCGTGCAGAACCAATACAATCTGGCGCACAGGGGCGACGATAACCTGATCGACGAACTTGCGCGTGAAGGCATCGCCTATGTCCCGTTCTTTCCGCTCGGCGGCTTCAGCCCGCTGCAGTCGTCTACCCTATCCGGCGTCGCTCAGCGCCTGGGCGCCACGCCCATGCAGGTCGCACTCGCTTGGCTGCTTCGCCGCGCGCCCAATATTCTGCTGATCCCCGGCACCTCGTCGGTCGAGCATCTCAGGGAAAACCTCGCCGCAGCCGAACTCGATCTGCCGGACGATGCTCTGAGCGAACTGGACGGCGTGGCGATGGCCGTCTGA
- a CDS encoding LysR family transcriptional regulator, with amino-acid sequence MNIELGDLNAFLAVARAGGFREGARASGGSASGLSEAVRRLEAQLGVRLLNRTTRSVALTEAGVGLLARLGPALNEVEAALDVVNGFRDRPAGTLRLNVPVSAARLVLPAIVPRFLAAYPGIRLEVIAEESFVDVLAAGCDAGIRYDERLEQDMIAVPIGPRLQRFATAASPAYLDRHGRPQHPRELLGHACLRGRFASGAMPPWEFERDGEVVRVDPTGPLLVTLGGAADLAVDAAIAGTGIVSLFEDWLRPHFESGALEPVLESWWQSFSGPFLYYPGRRLVPAPLRAFIDFVKAPASHA; translated from the coding sequence GTGAATATCGAACTTGGTGATCTGAATGCTTTCCTGGCGGTGGCGCGCGCCGGCGGTTTTCGCGAAGGCGCGCGTGCAAGCGGCGGCAGCGCGTCGGGCTTGAGCGAGGCGGTGCGCCGTCTTGAGGCGCAGCTCGGTGTCAGGCTGCTCAACCGCACCACACGCAGCGTCGCCTTGACCGAAGCGGGCGTCGGGTTGCTGGCGCGGCTCGGCCCGGCCCTGAATGAGGTCGAGGCGGCACTTGACGTGGTCAACGGTTTTCGCGATCGGCCGGCAGGTACGCTGCGCCTCAATGTGCCGGTCAGCGCTGCGCGGCTGGTCCTGCCCGCGATCGTCCCGCGGTTCCTCGCCGCCTATCCCGGCATCCGGCTGGAGGTGATCGCCGAGGAGAGCTTCGTCGACGTGCTGGCGGCCGGCTGCGACGCCGGCATCCGCTACGACGAGCGGCTGGAACAGGACATGATCGCGGTGCCGATCGGACCGCGCCTGCAACGCTTTGCCACCGCTGCCAGCCCTGCCTACCTGGATCGTCATGGCCGGCCGCAACACCCGCGCGAGCTGCTCGGTCATGCCTGCCTGCGCGGCCGCTTCGCCAGCGGTGCGATGCCGCCGTGGGAGTTCGAACGCGACGGTGAGGTTGTGCGGGTCGATCCAACCGGCCCGCTCCTGGTGACCCTGGGCGGAGCGGCCGATCTCGCCGTCGATGCGGCCATCGCCGGCACCGGCATTGTCAGCCTGTTCGAAGACTGGCTTCGCCCTCACTTCGAGAGCGGTGCGCTCGAACCCGTCCTCGAATCCTGGTGGCAGAGCTTCTCGGGACCGTTCCTTTATTATCCCGGCCGACGCCTCGTGCCCGCCCCGCTGCGAGCGTTTATCGACTTCGTCAAGGCACCAGCCAGCCACGCCTGA
- the rpsI gene encoding 30S ribosomal protein S9 — translation MAELSSLAELGTATGNTNTQPAAPVHVQKLDKSGRAYATGKRKNAIARVWVKPGSGKIVVNDKEFASYFARPVLQMILNQPIIAANRAGQYDIVATVIGGGLSGQAGAVRHGISKALTYYEPALRAVLKKGGFLTRDSRVVERKKYGKAKARRSFQFSKR, via the coding sequence ATGGCTGAGCTTTCCTCGCTCGCAGAACTCGGAACTGCAACCGGCAACACCAACACACAGCCGGCCGCACCCGTCCACGTCCAGAAGCTCGACAAGTCGGGTCGCGCCTATGCCACCGGCAAGCGCAAGAACGCCATCGCGCGTGTCTGGGTGAAGCCAGGCTCCGGCAAGATCGTCGTCAACGACAAGGAATTCGCGTCCTATTTCGCGCGCCCGGTCCTGCAGATGATCCTCAACCAGCCGATCATCGCCGCCAACCGCGCCGGCCAGTACGACATCGTCGCCACCGTCATCGGCGGCGGCCTGTCCGGCCAGGCAGGTGCGGTGCGCCACGGCATCTCCAAGGCGCTGACCTATTACGAGCCGGCGCTGCGCGCCGTGCTCAAGAAGGGCGGCTTCCTCACCCGCGACAGCCGCGTCGTCGAGCGCAAGAAGTACGGCAAGGCGAAGGCCCGCCGCTCATTCCAGTTCTCCAAGCGCTAA
- the rplM gene encoding 50S ribosomal protein L13 gives MATFSQKPADVVKKWVLIDAEGLVVGRLATVIANHLRGKHKPTFTPHVDDGDNVIVINADKVVFTGKKFTDKVYYWHTGHPGGVKERTARQLLEGRFPERVVEKAVERMIPRGPLGRRQMKNLRVYAGTEHPHVAQQPVVLDVAKLNAKNKKVS, from the coding sequence ATGGCAACCTTTTCGCAGAAGCCTGCGGATGTGGTGAAGAAGTGGGTGCTGATCGACGCCGAGGGTCTCGTCGTCGGCCGTCTCGCCACTGTCATCGCCAATCATCTTCGCGGCAAGCACAAGCCCACCTTCACTCCGCATGTCGACGACGGCGACAACGTCATCGTCATCAACGCCGACAAGGTGGTGTTCACCGGCAAGAAATTCACCGACAAGGTCTATTACTGGCACACCGGTCACCCTGGCGGCGTCAAGGAACGCACGGCACGCCAGCTGCTCGAGGGCCGTTTCCCCGAGCGTGTCGTCGAGAAGGCCGTCGAACGCATGATCCCGCGTGGCCCGCTCGGCCGTCGCCAGATGAAGAACCTCCGCGTCTATGCAGGCACGGAACATCCGCATGTCGCCCAGCAGCCCGTCGTGCTCGACGTGGCCAAGCTGAACGCCAAGAACAAGAAGGTTTCGTAA
- a CDS encoding type II toxin-antitoxin system HicB family antitoxin, which produces MKNYFALVDKDSDSAFGIRFPDIPGCFSAADAVEDIVPNAVEALRSWAEDMPVPKPSSHEAIVALPDIRNALAEGAYLVSVPLKPMW; this is translated from the coding sequence ATGAAGAACTATTTCGCATTGGTCGACAAAGATTCCGACAGCGCGTTCGGCATCCGCTTTCCAGACATTCCCGGTTGCTTTTCGGCTGCGGACGCGGTGGAAGACATCGTACCGAATGCCGTTGAAGCACTGCGATCGTGGGCGGAAGATATGCCCGTTCCCAAACCGTCCAGCCACGAGGCGATTGTCGCGCTTCCGGATATACGCAACGCGCTCGCCGAAGGCGCCTATCTGGTTTCGGTGCCGCTTAAACCTATGTGGTAA
- a CDS encoding PaaI family thioesterase, translating to MPEQNNLKPVLTAEQVNALMETVYPQLNDTFRFYEATDVFPGGCTVRLNADERHLRPGGTVSGPSLFTLADIGGYVCVLSHAGPDALSVTTNLNINFVRKAEAGPIDGHCRILKLGKSLMVFDIDIVAGPEGHTVAHATGTYSIPPKRALS from the coding sequence ATGCCCGAGCAGAACAATCTCAAACCGGTGCTGACTGCCGAGCAAGTCAACGCGCTGATGGAAACCGTCTACCCCCAACTCAACGATACGTTCCGTTTCTATGAGGCGACCGATGTGTTTCCGGGCGGCTGTACGGTGCGCCTCAATGCCGACGAGCGGCATTTGCGCCCCGGCGGAACCGTGTCGGGCCCGTCGCTGTTCACGCTTGCCGACATAGGCGGCTATGTCTGCGTGCTTTCGCATGCCGGGCCGGATGCACTTTCGGTCACCACCAACCTCAACATCAATTTCGTCCGCAAGGCCGAGGCCGGGCCGATCGACGGCCATTGCCGCATCCTGAAGCTGGGCAAGAGCCTGATGGTGTTCGACATCGACATCGTCGCCGGACCGGAGGGACATACGGTGGCGCACGCCACGGGCACCTATTCGATCCCGCCGAAGCGAGCGCTGTCTTGA
- a CDS encoding enoyl-CoA hydratase — protein sequence MAEILAIKPAATEGPVVTRLDKGILRLTLSNPPANALSLSVMAALMEELDRAKADKSVRVIILAAAGKVFCAGHDLKEMTARRADADRGKAFFEETFSACAALMQAIVRHPRPVIAEVDGLATAAGAQLVASCDLAIASHEATFCTPGVNIGLFCSTPMVALSRNVSRKHAMEMLLTGETIDAATAKEFGLVNRIVPREYLNQIVAKYAQTIAAKSSLVVKTGKEAFYAQAEMGLADAYAYTGRVMVENMLARDAEEGIGAFIGKRKPQWSDD from the coding sequence ATGGCTGAAATCCTTGCCATCAAACCGGCTGCCACCGAAGGTCCGGTCGTCACCAGATTGGACAAGGGCATCCTGCGCCTCACGCTTTCCAATCCGCCGGCCAATGCCCTGTCGCTTTCAGTCATGGCGGCTCTGATGGAGGAACTCGACCGGGCCAAGGCTGACAAATCCGTCCGCGTTATCATCCTGGCGGCGGCCGGAAAGGTGTTCTGCGCCGGGCACGACCTCAAGGAAATGACCGCGCGCCGCGCCGACGCCGACCGCGGCAAGGCGTTCTTCGAGGAAACGTTTTCCGCTTGCGCGGCGCTGATGCAGGCGATCGTGCGCCATCCCAGGCCTGTCATCGCCGAGGTCGATGGCCTGGCGACGGCGGCCGGGGCGCAACTGGTCGCAAGCTGCGATCTGGCGATCGCCTCGCATGAGGCGACCTTCTGCACGCCAGGCGTCAATATCGGCCTGTTCTGCTCGACGCCGATGGTGGCGCTGTCGCGCAACGTCTCGCGAAAGCACGCCATGGAGATGCTTCTGACCGGCGAGACGATCGACGCGGCGACGGCGAAGGAATTCGGCCTGGTCAACCGCATCGTGCCGCGCGAATACCTGAATCAGATTGTCGCCAAATACGCGCAAACCATTGCTGCCAAATCGTCTTTGGTCGTCAAGACCGGCAAGGAAGCCTTCTACGCGCAGGCCGAGATGGGGCTGGCCGACGCCTATGCCTATACCGGCCGCGTCATGGTCGAAAACATGCTGGCGCGCGACGCCGAAGAAGGCATCGGCGCCTTCATCGGCAAGCGCAAGCCGCAATGGTCGGACGACTAG
- a CDS encoding IS5 family transposase (programmed frameshift) — MTDLLMLTPEQMRRIEPYFPLSHGVPRVDDRRVLSGILFVIRNGLRWRDAPAGYGPHKTIYNRFIRWSRLGVFNRILAELAAQGGGTERLMIDATHLKAHRTAASLLKKGLLPRCIGRSRGGLTTKLQVVCDGKGRPLLLYLSEGQANDHKTAAAVLEQLPHASFLLADRAYSSAAFRQALADRGITPCIPPHAKHRTKHVYDPILYRQRHKIENMFARLKDWRRIHTRYDRCAHTFLSAIAFAAAFIFWINES, encoded by the exons TTGACTGATTTGCTGATGTTGACCCCGGAGCAGATGCGCCGGATTGAGCCCTATTTCCCGCTTTCGCATGGGGTTCCACGCGTGGACGACCGGCGGGTGCTGAGCGGCATCCTGTTTGTGATCCGCAATGGATTGCGCTGGCGAGATGCCCCTGCCGGCTACGGTCCGCACAAGACCATCTACAACCGCTTCATCCGCTGGAGCCGGCTGGGCGTGTTCAACCGCATCTTGGCCGAGCTAGCCGCGCAAGGTGGCGGTACCGAGAGGCTGATGATCGATGCCACTCATCTCAAGGCGCATCGAACGGCGGCGAGCCTGCTCAAAAAGGGGCTCT TACCCCGATGTATCGGACGCAGCCGGGGCGGGCTGACCACCAAACTGCAGGTGGTTTGCGACGGCAAGGGGCGGCCGCTGCTACTCTATCTGAGCGAGGGACAGGCCAACGATCACAAGACTGCTGCCGCAGTTCTCGAGCAGCTACCGCACGCCAGCTTCCTGCTCGCCGACAGGGCCTACAGTTCCGCTGCCTTCCGGCAGGCGCTGGCAGATCGAGGCATCACGCCGTGCATTCCTCCTCATGCCAAACACCGCACAAAGCACGTATACGATCCAATCCTCTACCGACAGCGCCACAAGATCGAGAACATGTTCGCCCGGCTCAAGGACTGGCGTCGCATCCACACCCGCTACGACCGATGCGCTCACACCTTCCTGTCAGCCATTGCCTTCGCCGCAGCATTCATCTTTTGGATCAATGAGTCCTGA
- a CDS encoding VOC family protein: MEPRVSIITIAVDDLDRATRFYEAMGLTRHAGITDGVAFFQMGGVILGLFPRESAEADSGVTFGTAPSAIYLAYNTRSDREVDDVLAMAEKAGGRIVKPAGRAFWGGWYGYFADADGHIWEVAHNPAFPIAEDGSISLPG; this comes from the coding sequence ATGGAACCCCGCGTCTCCATCATCACCATCGCCGTCGACGATCTCGACCGCGCCACACGCTTCTATGAGGCGATGGGCCTGACCCGTCATGCCGGGATCACCGATGGCGTCGCCTTCTTCCAGATGGGTGGCGTCATTCTCGGGCTGTTTCCGCGCGAAAGCGCCGAAGCGGATTCAGGCGTCACCTTCGGCACGGCGCCGTCCGCCATCTACCTTGCCTACAACACCCGCTCCGACAGGGAGGTCGATGACGTGCTTGCGATGGCCGAGAAGGCCGGCGGTCGTATCGTCAAGCCGGCCGGCCGCGCTTTCTGGGGCGGCTGGTACGGCTATTTCGCCGACGCCGACGGGCATATCTGGGAAGTGGCGCACAATCCGGCCTTTCCGATCGCGGAAGACGGCAGCATTTCGCTGCCGGGCTGA
- a CDS encoding AAA family ATPase has product MAYRKQLTRLKAPYLKRILLEPSRVADWEKYPWNLPIFRSQEFQLEFTTPITIIVGENGTGKSTLLEAIGALAGYDEAGGGKGYMPIDHSRAIDKSGAALADTLRGHWLPKVTAGWFFRAESFYSVARYLDQAALDAHEAPPDFLSWSHGEGFIRFFEERCRRQGIYILDEPESALSPTRQIELLKMLRRMDLSGTAQVIMATHSPLLMACPGARLFRISRFGLDPTDFHDTDHFRMMRNFCSDPDGFLAEALYEDEA; this is encoded by the coding sequence ATGGCGTATCGCAAGCAACTGACGCGGCTGAAGGCGCCTTATCTCAAACGCATCTTGCTCGAGCCGTCGCGGGTCGCCGACTGGGAAAAATACCCCTGGAACCTGCCGATCTTCCGCAGCCAGGAATTCCAGCTCGAATTCACCACGCCGATCACCATCATTGTCGGTGAGAACGGCACCGGAAAGTCGACATTGCTCGAGGCGATCGGCGCTCTGGCCGGATACGATGAGGCCGGCGGCGGCAAGGGCTACATGCCCATCGACCACTCCCGCGCCATCGACAAGAGCGGCGCGGCACTGGCGGACACGCTGCGCGGCCACTGGCTGCCGAAGGTCACCGCTGGCTGGTTCTTTCGCGCCGAATCCTTTTACTCCGTCGCCCGCTACCTCGATCAGGCGGCGCTGGACGCTCACGAGGCGCCGCCCGATTTCCTGTCCTGGTCGCATGGCGAGGGCTTCATCCGCTTCTTCGAGGAGCGCTGCCGCCGGCAAGGCATCTACATTCTAGACGAGCCTGAAAGCGCGCTTTCCCCGACGCGCCAGATCGAGCTTCTCAAGATGCTGCGGCGGATGGATCTGTCAGGCACGGCGCAAGTGATCATGGCGACGCATTCGCCGCTGCTGATGGCCTGTCCCGGGGCGCGGCTGTTTCGCATCAGCCGGTTCGGGCTCGACCCGACCGATTTCCATGACACCGATCATTTCCGCATGATGCGCAATTTCTGCAGCGATCCGGATGGTTTTCTCGCCGAAGCGCTGTATGAGGACGAGGCATGA